The Pimelobacter simplex genomic sequence GTGTGCCGACCTATGTGCTGACCGACAACGAGAAGACCGTCACGACCGAGCACATCGCCGGGATCCCGGTCCGCAATCCGCAGTTGGTCGGGTTCGCCGAGCACTACTCGGTGGTGGTCCATACCTGTGTGCCCGCGGACCCGGCGTCCAAGGGAGGGAACGAGGCTTCGGTGAAGATCAGCAAGGCCGACCTGGTGCCCAAGGACACCAACCAACGGCAGGTCGGGTCGGAGGGCGGCGATGCGCGAGGAGTACGCCACGTTCGCCGAGCTCGAGGAGGCATGTGTGGAGTTCTGTCAGAAGGTCAACACCCGCGCCCATCGGGTCACCAAGCGGCCGCCGGTCGAGATGCTCGCCGAGGAACGGACCCGGTTGCACCCGGTGGCGATGACGCCGCACACGGTCGCGTTCGGTACCACCCGGGTGGTGCCGGCCAACACGCCGATGGTGATGTTCGAGGCCGGGTCGATGAGGTGACGGCGTCGGTCGTCGCGGGCCAGTAGGGCGACCCGAAGGCCGGGCGGACCGCGTTCAAGCGCGACGCCGAGCGGTGGCGCACGCCGCAGGTGTCACCGGCCATCGCCAGCCGCCCATGGCGAAAGGATGGATGCTGCGCAGGCCATGACTATCCGACTTTGGGGGGAGCACCATCGCCACCGCGCCTGCTTGAAGTCCTCGTCTCGATCGCCAATTCACGTCCTCAAAGGCGATGTGGCCGCGGGAGGGGAAGCCCACATCTGCCGGGTGGAGGCAGGGAAGCCGATCGAGCAGGTGGCCGGAGATTTGGGTGCCAACGAAGTCACACTGGGCAACTGGTGCTCCAAGGCGCCGCGATCGGGATCGCGGTGCGCCGTTGAGTGAGTCCGAGCGGGCTGAGTCTGGCTCGGTTGCTGACGGAGAACACCGAGCTGTGGATACGGAGCTGTGGATGCGGAGCGGGCTCCGCAGCCACTGCAAGGCCGAGATGCACGCGGTGCTGGCCAAGTGCCGGGTCCGGGTGTCGATGAGCGACCTGTTCGGCATCGAGGGCACCGTCTTGTTGGACCGGTCCCGACTGCCGGCGCCGTACGCGGCCCGGGTCGCCTCGCTGCGCCGACTGCTGGAGGACCTGGAGATCGAGGTCGACTTGTTCACCAACCTCCTCTGGGGCCGGTTGCGCACCGAGCCGGGCTACACCGCTGCAGCGATCCCCGGAATCGGTCTGGTGTTGGGTGCGGTGTTCCTCGTTGAGGTCGGTGATGTGTCCCGGTTCGCGACCGCGCCGCAGCTGGCCTGCTGGGCCGGGGCTGACACCCGAAGCACCACGCGTCCGACACCGACGTGCGCCGTGGCCCGATCACCAAGCAGGGCGGCTCCCGGCTGGGGCGGTGGGCCGCGGTGGAGTCGATCCAGACCGTCGGGCCACGGACGGACTCGGGTCGGAGCGCTGCGGGACCGGGCCCCGAGCGCCGCAGGAGGAACATCGGCAAGGTCGCCGCCGCCCGGCGACAGGTTGAGTACGTCCCTACGCGCTGCGCGACGGCCACGTCCGGGCCCTTGCAGCACCCATCCCGGGAGTCGGCATGAAGTCGTGTCCCACAACTTATGGTCGGTCGCGAGGTCGTGCAGGTCATGACCCCAACCACGGCGAGGTCGCGCTATCTGATTGACCCCGACCGACCGACCTGGCGCGCCCCATCAACGCCCGGGCAGAGACAGCTGAAAGCGGGCGTCCGGGCTACTTACAGCTACTAGCGAAGAACCTCAGAACGAAGGTTTCTTGTTGCTCACCAATCGCGACGAAGTTCCCGATGCAAGGCGGCTGCTCGTTTCCAGGACCCGGCAGTCGCCTTGCATCGAAGTGTTTCACACCGGAGACATGATGCCTTGCAGCAGCAGGTAGGCGGGCAGCCAGCAGGTGCAGAGACCGACGACGACGGTCAGCACACCTGTGAGCCGGCCGATCTGCTTTCCGAGGCTTAGCAGCGCGAAGAACAGCAACCACAGCACCGCCCACACGATCCAGTTCGTAGAAAGCCAAGTTGACCAGGAACTTGCGTGCCCAGCGTCCGTGGTGAAGCCGCGAACGCCGTTTGCGGCCGCAGTGATCGCAACGAACAGGCAGAACCACCCCAGAGTCTTGCCATCTGCGTTCAGGAATGGGTTCGCCCCCACCCACAAGTACGTGAATGCGAACAATAGAGCGAATGCGCCAAAGGCGATGTTGCCTGATCCGGCTGGCTCGTCGGTCGACTGGATCAGCACGGTGACCGCAAGGATAAACCCGAGTGAGCCAACGAACAGGTTGAACAGACCCACTTCGCGTCCGCCCAGGATTATTGGGGATGTTGCGCCGTCTTCCTCAGTCTGGCCGTTGGCCGCCGCAGCCGCGCCGCCGTAGATCCATATGCCGTTGATGGCTAGGACAGCGCCGACGAACAGCAGAATCGGTGCGATCATGAGATTGCTCCTGTCGATGTTTGACGTGGTGTGTCCGCGTCAGCGACAACGAAGGCCGTGTCGCTGAGCGTCTGTTTGCCGAGGCGAAGGCCTCGGCAGGTCTTGATGGCCTGGCCTCGGTGGGCGGGACAACTCACTGTTCAGTCCGTCACAGAATCAATCTTTGTCACTGATCCGCAGGTGGTGCGGTTCGGCACCGAGGTGTCCGAGGCCGTCGCACCTATCCCCCGGCGAAAGGTGGTAGTACGTCGAACGTTGCGCCGTCGGGGACCTCGATCGCCGGGCCGCGAACGACCAATTCGTTCAACAGGTAGGAGCTGCGCATGAGGACGTCGACCATCGCGGGTCCGTGTTTCGCGGCGACAAGGTCGACGACGTCCCCAGACGTCAGGGGTCCGGCGTACTGCACCTGCTCCTCCGAGACACCAGAAGCCGCCTTTGCGGCCGCGTAGTAGCGAACGTTCACACTCGTCATGCTCATCCACCAATCGCGCTCATCGGGCGGTCCGGTTGCTGGAACCCGTTGTCGTTGATGCCGTGGCCCCAAGCCTTGCCCCACATCGCGTCACGCCAACGCTTCGCGATTTCCTCGTCCGAAGCGCCGCCCCTCAGTGGTCCGCGCAAATCGGTCTCGCTTGTGGCGAACAGGCACGTGCGAACTTGTCCATCTGCGGTGAGTCGGGTGCGGTCGCAGGAGCCGCAGAATGGTGCGCCGACTGAGGCGATGATTCCCACGGTGGTCGTAGTGCCGTTCACGTACCACAGTTCCGCTGGTGCCGAGCCGCGCAGAGCGGAGTGGGCTTCAGCCAGCTCGAACTCGACCCGCAAGTTAGCCAAGATCTCGTCGCGGCCAACCATCGCATCGCGATCCCAACTATGCTGGGCGTCGAGAGGCATCTGCTCGATGAACCGAAGCTCGTACCCCTCGGCGATAGCGAACCGAAGGAGACCGGGACCTTCGTCGTCGTTGATGCCCCGCATCAAAACCGAGTTCAGTTTGATGGGCGTCAGTCCCGCGGCCTTTGCGGCGTCGAGCCCGCTGAGCACATCATCGAGCCGGTCGCGGCGGGTGATCTCGGTGAACGTGTCGCGCCGCACGCTGTCCAACGACACGTTGAGTCGGTTCAGGCCAGCTGATGCCAGTTCCTTGGCGCGATGAACAAGGCCGATCCCGTTCGTTGTCAGCGAGATGTCCGGCCGCGGGCTCAGCCGTGCCGTCGACGCGACGATGCCCTCCAGTCCACGACGTAACAGCGGTTCCCCACCGGTGAACCGCACCTCTCGCACCCCTAGCTGTCCGACCGCGATCGTGATCAGCCGGACGAGCTCCTGGTCAGTCAGAAGTGCTTCAGTCGGGGCCCAGGTCAGACCATCAGCCGGCATGCAGTATGTGCATCGCAAGTTGCACCGGTCGGTAAGCGACACCCGGAGGTCCTGGGCGACGCGGCCGTAGCGGTCGATGAGACGAGTGTTGGCCGGCCGGTCCACAGCCTCAGCGGTTGAGCGCACTTGGGGAAGCGCCAGAAAAACCGGCATTACAGACACGCCACCCACTCGTGGCTACCGTCCGTGAAGATCTGGTACTTCCAGATTGGCAGCTCGGCCTTGACGGTTTCGGTTGCCAGGTGACACAGGTCGAATGCGTCCTTCCGGTGCGGTGAGCTTGCAGCGACGAACAGCGCAACATCGCCGACGGCCAGTCGGCCCACGCGATGGCGGATGGCCAGCCGCGCCTCCGGGGCGACGTCCTCCATCACCTCTGCTGCGAGCCGCTCAAGCACAGCCTGCGCCGTCGGGTGCGCGCTGTATTCGACGACGGACACTGGCTGGCCGTCGTCGTAGAGACGAATCTGGCCCTCGAACGACGCGATCGCGCCTGCGCGTTCGTCGTCGATGAGAGCGCGGACAGCTACCGCGTCGATCGGGTGTTTCTGGACACGCACAGAGACTCTGCAGAGCGTTGTCGATGCCGTGATCGGATCTGCCGATACTGTGATCGGGTCTACGGCCTCGAACTCGATATCGTTCGTGGGCAAGAGACACCTCCTGGTCGCCGGGGCCGAGCGTCTGCGAGAGTTGCGCAGCCTGACTCCGGGGAGGTCGGCCCATTGGACTAGCCACTGAGACACTCGGCGTCTAGTAGAATGAGTCACATGGTGATCCGTGTCAAGGTTTTGGTTCGGGTAAGTTGAGAGGTCTCCAATGACGGTGAAGCCCAGGGGGCTCCAGCCCCAGCCGAGGTCACGGCTTTACGAGCAACTCGTCGAGCAACTTCTGGACTACATGACGAGCGCCGGCCTCGCAGCAGGTGACCGGCTGCCGGCGGAACGCGAACTGGCAAGCAAGCTCCAGGTCAGTCGTGCCTCGGTCAGCCAGGCTCTTGTTTCTCTCGAGGTGCAGGGCATCATCGACGTCCGGCACGGCGATGGCGCTGTCATTCTCGAAGTCCCGCAGAGTCGCCAGGTGCTCAGCGCGCTCGGTGCGCGCAGGCGGCGTTTGCGCGACGTCATTGAGGCGCGGGAGGCGATGGAGGTCAAGCTCGCTTCGCTTGCCGCCATGCGCCGCGATGCCAAGGACCTCGAGGCCATAGAAGCCGCTATTGCCTTTATGAAACAAGAGATCGCTGAGGGGGACCGTGGCATGGGAGGCGACGAAGCGTTTCACGCCGCGGTCACCGCGGCCGCTCACTCATGTCTGTTGGGCGACCTGATGGCGGAAATCTCCGAGCTCGTCCGAGAGACTCGCTTCGAGTCGCTCAGCCAGCCCGGCCGCCCTCAGGAATCGCTGCGCGGCCATGTTGCGGTCGCAAAGGCCATCCGGGCTCAGGACTCTGAAGCTGCCGCCCGCGCAATGGCTCATCATGTCTCTTCAGTATCTGACGTGGGTCTGCTGCGGGATCCTGATTGATTGCACCGGCCGCTAACTCGGCGCGCGCCAGGGCATGCGGCCTCTGCGCGTGGGGCTCAGTCGAGTAGCCAAGCAGAGACGGTCGCCCCAGCCTCCATCCGAGTTGCGTCCTCGGGAACATCAATGAGGCAGTCTGCGCCCGCCAGTGACCCGAGAAAGTGCGAACCCGCCGGTCCGGCAAGGCTGACGGTACCCGACGGAAGGTCCAGGGAGCCCCGGCGGAACTGCCTCTTTTCGGGAGGAGCATCGAGCGGCTCGGCAAGCCGCACAGTGACGCGGTCCCGAAGCGCCTTGCGATAGCCCATCGCGGTTCGCACGGCAGGCCGAACAAACACCTCGAACGAGACGAGTGAACTCACCGGATTCCCGGGGAGGGCGACGACTGGAATTCCCTCATAGGACCCCGCACCTTGAGGCATCCCAGGTTGCATCGCGACCTTCGCAAACTCTACCCCGTGGCCGCTCAATGCATCTTTGACGACCTCGTAGGCGCCGGCACTGACGCCGCCCGAGGTCAGGACCAAGTCGTAGTCGCCGAGCTGGGCGAAGGTCGCATTGAACTGGGCGACATCGTCGGAAACGAAATGGACCGTGTCGGCGTGCGCCCCCGCTCCGCGCAGGGCCGTCGCGAGCATGATGGAGTTCGAGTCATAGATCTGGCCGGACCTCAGTGGCTGACCCGGTCTGACCAGTTCGGTGCCTGTTGACAAGACCGCAACTCGGAGGGGAGGCACAACGCCGACTGTCGTCATCCCGACTGCCGCGAGCAGGCCGATTTGCGG encodes the following:
- a CDS encoding molybdenum cofactor biosynthesis protein MoaE codes for the protein MPTNDIEFEAVDPITVSADPITASTTLCRVSVRVQKHPIDAVAVRALIDDERAGAIASFEGQIRLYDDGQPVSVVEYSAHPTAQAVLERLAAEVMEDVAPEARLAIRHRVGRLAVGDVALFVAASSPHRKDAFDLCHLATETVKAELPIWKYQIFTDGSHEWVACL
- a CDS encoding transposase; translated protein: MSDLFGIEGTVLLDRSRLPAPYAARVASLRRLLEDLEIEVDLFTNLLWGRLRTEPGYTAAAIPGIGLVLGAVFLVEVGDVSRFATAPQLACWAGADTRSTTRPTPTCAVARSPSRAAPGWGGGPRWSRSRPSGHGRTRVGALRDRAPSAAGGTSARSPPPGDRLSTSLRAARRPRPGPCSTHPGSRHEVVSHNLWSVARSCRS
- the moaA gene encoding GTP 3',8-cyclase MoaA, whose amino-acid sequence is MPVFLALPQVRSTAEAVDRPANTRLIDRYGRVAQDLRVSLTDRCNLRCTYCMPADGLTWAPTEALLTDQELVRLITIAVGQLGVREVRFTGGEPLLRRGLEGIVASTARLSPRPDISLTTNGIGLVHRAKELASAGLNRLNVSLDSVRRDTFTEITRRDRLDDVLSGLDAAKAAGLTPIKLNSVLMRGINDDEGPGLLRFAIAEGYELRFIEQMPLDAQHSWDRDAMVGRDEILANLRVEFELAEAHSALRGSAPAELWYVNGTTTTVGIIASVGAPFCGSCDRTRLTADGQVRTCLFATSETDLRGPLRGGASDEEIAKRWRDAMWGKAWGHGINDNGFQQPDRPMSAIGG
- a CDS encoding MoaD/ThiS family protein, coding for MSMTSVNVRYYAAAKAASGVSEEQVQYAGPLTSGDVVDLVAAKHGPAMVDVLMRSSYLLNELVVRGPAIEVPDGATFDVLPPFAGG
- a CDS encoding FadR/GntR family transcriptional regulator codes for the protein MTVKPRGLQPQPRSRLYEQLVEQLLDYMTSAGLAAGDRLPAERELASKLQVSRASVSQALVSLEVQGIIDVRHGDGAVILEVPQSRQVLSALGARRRRLRDVIEAREAMEVKLASLAAMRRDAKDLEAIEAAIAFMKQEIAEGDRGMGGDEAFHAAVTAAAHSCLLGDLMAEISELVRETRFESLSQPGRPQESLRGHVAVAKAIRAQDSEAAARAMAHHVSSVSDVGLLRDPD
- a CDS encoding AmiS/UreI family transporter, producing the protein MIAPILLFVGAVLAINGIWIYGGAAAAANGQTEEDGATSPIILGGREVGLFNLFVGSLGFILAVTVLIQSTDEPAGSGNIAFGAFALLFAFTYLWVGANPFLNADGKTLGWFCLFVAITAAANGVRGFTTDAGHASSWSTWLSTNWIVWAVLWLLFFALLSLGKQIGRLTGVLTVVVGLCTCWLPAYLLLQGIMSPV
- the moeA gene encoding molybdopterin molybdotransferase MoeA; the encoded protein is MCAEYVYPRPPPQPGQQGDRDMRQQPELRSVSQHQRIVADLIRRRAPVVAGLASAFGRVLADDVTAPIPLPLFDNSAMDGYAVRAVDVVRVPTQLPVVEDIPAGRGEGLVLTPGTAHRVMTGAPMPAGADAVIPMESTDGGTAVVRIHDGATAGNFVRCAGVDVRKGDVILRAGTVLGAPQIGLLAAVGMTTVGVVPPLRVAVLSTGTELVRPGQPLRSGQIYDSNSIMLATALRGAGAHADTVHFVSDDVAQFNATFAQLGDYDLVLTSGGVSAGAYEVVKDALSGHGVEFAKVAMQPGMPQGAGSYEGIPVVALPGNPVSSLVSFEVFVRPAVRTAMGYRKALRDRVTVRLAEPLDAPPEKRQFRRGSLDLPSGTVSLAGPAGSHFLGSLAGADCLIDVPEDATRMEAGATVSAWLLD